One segment of Rosa chinensis cultivar Old Blush chromosome 6, RchiOBHm-V2, whole genome shotgun sequence DNA contains the following:
- the LOC112171248 gene encoding pectinesterase inhibitor, with amino-acid sequence MESPLGFASTLFFASLFLLLSSPSPTNASTRLVESVCNEVVGILKGSNSECLKALELDPRTGSASTYEVLAPIAIDLAIANAKDSEAFIKNLLKNNSSSEAIKQCADSYNIVVRDFVGAKEELKEDPLSANYDIKIAGDNVRDCENALSSKGLQVPEIASRNHAMFLYSNIGFVITNHID; translated from the coding sequence ATGGAGTCTCCACTAGGTTTTGCGTCAACCTTGTTCTTTGCTTCCCTGTTCTTGCTTCTCTCTTCCCCTTCACCCACAAATGCATCAACTCGTTTAGTTGAATCTGTGTGCAATGAAGTAGTAGGCATTTTGAAAGGCAGCAACTCTGAATGCTTGAAAGCTCTTGAGTTGGATCCTCGAACCGGATCGGCGTCCACTTACGAAGTGCTTGCCCCGATCGCTATTGATTTAGCAATAGCAAATGCAAAGGATAGCGAAGCTTTCATTAAAAATTTGCTCAAGAACAACTCTAGCAGTGAAGCTATAAAACAGTGTGCAGATTCATATAATATAGTGGTAAGGGATTTTGTAGGTGCCAAAGAGGAGCTGAAGGAGGACCCTTTGTCGGCCAACTATGACATCAAAATTGCCGGCGACAATGTCCGTGATTGTGAGAACGCATTGAGTTCTAAAGGGCTTCAAGTTCCTGAAATAGCTTCTAGAAACCATGCAATGTTCTTATATAGTAATATTGGATTTGTTATCACTAATCATATTGATTAA